A DNA window from Chthonomonas sp. contains the following coding sequences:
- the purH gene encoding bifunctional phosphoribosylaminoimidazolecarboxamide formyltransferase/IMP cyclohydrolase — MRALLSVTDKTGVVEFARGLIDHGYEILSTGGTARALREAGLTVTDVAEVTNFPEMLEGRVKTLHPAIHGGLLGDVSKADHVSQMSEAGIQPIDLLAVNLYAFEATVTQPHTLAEAVESIDIGGPAMIRAASKNFQHVTVVVNPSDYERVLAAIADGSVAKLRPELMASAFRHTAYYDSKISTYFTRVFGGDTFASELTTGLKLKESMRYGENPHQAGAFYVDTLGAKGLAQAEQLWGKPLGYNNILDGDAAWELVADLDPGACAIIKHGNPCGAAIMGNFADSYAEARKSDPISAFGGIAAFNGEIDLAVAEAMTAKGNFLEVVIGTSFTPEAVEIFKNRAGWGQDVRLLAAPLPTNERDLTYRSIRGGMLVQEADEEPETRWELVTESKPTGEEWNALHLMWWIVKHVKSNAIVVGDAQRLLGVGAGQMNRVQSVRLAIEQAGDRVGGAVLASDAFFPFPDSIETAAAAGIRAIIQPGGSKKDGDVIAAANEKGIAMVLTGYRHFRH, encoded by the coding sequence ATGAGAGCCCTGCTATCCGTTACTGACAAAACCGGTGTCGTCGAGTTCGCTCGCGGCCTCATTGACCATGGCTACGAGATTCTGAGCACTGGCGGAACCGCGCGCGCGCTTCGTGAGGCGGGTCTCACGGTGACCGATGTGGCCGAAGTGACCAACTTCCCCGAGATGCTCGAAGGCCGCGTCAAGACGCTGCACCCGGCGATTCACGGCGGTCTCCTTGGTGACGTCAGCAAGGCCGATCACGTGAGCCAAATGTCGGAAGCCGGGATTCAGCCGATTGACCTTCTCGCCGTGAACCTGTATGCGTTTGAAGCCACGGTGACCCAACCGCACACGCTGGCCGAGGCGGTCGAGAGCATTGACATTGGCGGCCCGGCGATGATCCGCGCGGCCAGCAAGAACTTTCAGCACGTCACCGTCGTGGTGAACCCGAGCGACTACGAGCGCGTGCTCGCGGCCATCGCCGACGGCTCGGTCGCGAAGCTCCGGCCCGAGCTCATGGCGAGTGCGTTTCGGCACACGGCCTACTACGATTCCAAAATCTCGACGTACTTTACGCGGGTGTTCGGTGGCGACACGTTTGCCAGCGAACTGACCACCGGGCTGAAGCTCAAGGAGAGCATGCGCTACGGAGAAAACCCTCACCAAGCGGGAGCGTTCTACGTCGATACGCTCGGCGCTAAGGGGCTCGCGCAAGCCGAGCAATTGTGGGGCAAACCGCTCGGCTACAACAACATCCTTGATGGCGATGCCGCCTGGGAGCTTGTGGCCGACCTGGATCCGGGCGCATGCGCCATCATCAAGCACGGCAACCCGTGCGGCGCGGCGATCATGGGCAACTTCGCCGACAGCTACGCCGAGGCTCGTAAGAGCGATCCGATCAGCGCGTTCGGAGGGATCGCCGCATTTAACGGCGAAATTGACCTTGCCGTCGCTGAGGCGATGACGGCGAAAGGCAACTTCCTGGAGGTCGTCATTGGCACGAGTTTCACGCCAGAAGCGGTGGAGATTTTCAAGAATCGCGCGGGCTGGGGGCAAGACGTTCGTCTGCTCGCCGCGCCGCTCCCCACCAACGAACGCGACCTTACCTACCGCAGCATTCGCGGCGGCATGCTGGTGCAAGAGGCCGACGAAGAGCCAGAAACCCGGTGGGAACTGGTCACCGAAAGCAAGCCAACCGGCGAAGAATGGAACGCGCTTCACCTCATGTGGTGGATCGTCAAGCACGTCAAAAGCAACGCGATTGTCGTCGGTGATGCGCAGCGCCTACTCGGCGTGGGTGCCGGTCAAATGAATCGCGTGCAAAGCGTGCGCCTCGCCATTGAGCAAGCGGGCGATCGGGTTGGGGGCGCGGTGCTTGCGAGCGACGCCTTTTTCCCGTTCCCGGATAGCATCGAGACGGCGGCCGCGGCGGGAATCCGCGCGATTATCCAACCCGGCGGAAGCAAGAAAGATGGCGATGTCATTGCCGCGGCGAACGAAAAAGGGATCGCCATGGTTCTAACTGGATATCGACACTTCCGACACTAA
- a CDS encoding rod shape-determining protein: MFSRFIRDIGIDLGTANTLVHLNGRGIILREPSVVAIERDTGAVYAVGENAKRMLGRTPANIIATRPLKDGVIADYDQTEKMLSDFIKRATRGVPSYFVTVVVGIPSGVTEVERLAVIEASRKSGAQRAYVLEEPMAAAIGAGMPVEEPIGNMIVDIGGGTTEVAMISLGGIVTANSVRIAGDEIDEAIANYVRRAYNLYIGERTAEQIKIELGSAYRLQQELSMSVKGRDMVAGLPRSATISSEEIRAAIAEPINSIIEAIKMTLETTPPELAADAMNNGIVLAGGGALIRGLDTLITQETGMPVRIANDPLDCVVIGTGRMLEMLHDNPNMRRMLERSSQG; the protein is encoded by the coding sequence CTGTTCTCCCGCTTCATTCGGGATATTGGTATTGACCTCGGTACGGCAAACACGCTCGTTCATTTGAACGGGCGTGGCATTATTCTACGTGAACCGAGCGTCGTCGCCATTGAGCGCGATACCGGCGCGGTGTACGCCGTCGGCGAGAACGCCAAGCGGATGCTGGGCCGCACGCCCGCCAACATCATCGCCACTCGTCCGCTCAAGGACGGCGTCATCGCCGACTACGATCAGACGGAGAAGATGCTCAGCGACTTCATCAAGCGCGCCACGCGCGGGGTGCCGAGTTACTTCGTCACCGTGGTCGTCGGCATTCCGAGCGGCGTCACCGAAGTCGAGCGTCTCGCCGTTATTGAAGCCTCGCGCAAGTCGGGTGCCCAACGCGCCTACGTGCTGGAAGAGCCGATGGCCGCGGCGATCGGCGCGGGAATGCCCGTCGAAGAGCCGATCGGCAACATGATCGTTGACATCGGCGGCGGTACCACCGAAGTCGCGATGATCAGTTTGGGCGGCATCGTCACCGCCAACTCCGTGCGCATCGCGGGAGATGAGATCGACGAAGCGATCGCCAACTATGTGCGCCGCGCCTACAACCTTTACATTGGCGAGCGGACGGCCGAACAGATCAAGATTGAGCTGGGCAGCGCTTACCGGTTGCAGCAGGAACTCAGCATGTCGGTGAAGGGCCGCGACATGGTTGCCGGGTTGCCGCGTAGCGCGACGATCAGCAGCGAGGAAATTCGCGCCGCGATCGCCGAACCCATCAATTCCATTATCGAAGCGATCAAGATGACGCTGGAAACGACTCCTCCCGAGTTGGCCGCCGATGCCATGAACAACGGCATTGTGCTGGCGGGTGGCGGCGCGCTCATTCGCGGGCTCGATACTTTGATTACTCAGGAAACGGGGATGCCGGTGCGGATTGCGAACGATCCGCTCGACTGCGTGGTCATTGGCACCGGGCGCATGCTCGAGATGCTGCATGATAATCCCAACATGCGTCGAATGTTGGAACGCTCATCCCAAGGGTAG
- a CDS encoding rod shape-determining protein MreC gives MPIVCVAVAVFVGTQQNRARKNSATDPVTSVVRQVVAPPSQWLGARLDGLTDFWSGFTSAGTLREEVRRLRGENAHLLLYSDREAELSRRVQNLEQLLGTKSSLAGTKVLARVSGYHVYEDRATLNVGKAQGIVPGAAVVGNAGLLGIVQTVSAKTSQVLLISSSSCRLGAKINTSPPVVGLIKGETSVRLVFETNVTDRPMASGQRVVTNGLSDTIPPGVLIGYVERSESSPEFGASRAKVVPVENLADVREVWVILP, from the coding sequence GTGCCCATCGTCTGCGTGGCGGTGGCCGTTTTCGTCGGCACTCAGCAGAACCGGGCGCGGAAAAACAGCGCCACCGATCCCGTGACGAGCGTCGTGCGGCAAGTCGTCGCCCCACCAAGTCAGTGGCTGGGCGCGCGACTGGACGGACTCACCGACTTTTGGAGCGGTTTCACCAGCGCAGGGACTCTGCGCGAGGAAGTGCGTCGCCTGCGCGGCGAGAATGCGCACCTTCTTCTGTATTCCGATCGCGAGGCGGAACTGAGTCGCCGCGTGCAGAACCTCGAACAGCTTCTCGGCACCAAGTCCAGCCTCGCCGGGACCAAGGTGTTGGCGCGGGTGAGCGGCTACCACGTGTACGAAGATCGCGCGACCCTCAACGTCGGCAAGGCGCAAGGCATCGTCCCGGGGGCCGCGGTGGTGGGCAACGCCGGGCTCCTTGGCATTGTCCAAACGGTCAGCGCGAAGACCTCGCAAGTGCTTCTGATCTCCTCGTCCAGTTGTCGCCTCGGCGCAAAAATCAACACGTCGCCGCCGGTCGTCGGCCTCATTAAGGGCGAGACGAGTGTGCGGCTCGTGTTCGAAACCAACGTCACCGACCGTCCGATGGCGTCCGGCCAACGCGTCGTGACCAACGGGCTTTCCGACACGATTCCGCCCGGCGTGCTCATTGGTTATGTCGAGCGTAGCGAAAGCTCGCCCGAGTTCGGCGCGTCGCGCGCCAAGGTCGTGCCGGTCGAGAATCTGGCCGATGTCCGTGAGGTCTGGGTGATCTTGCCATGA
- a CDS encoding Glu/Leu/Phe/Val dehydrogenase, with product MSGKLVLDMAREQLGHAVKHLDLDEGLHAVLQRPKRALIVNFPVVMDDGRVEVYEGYRVQHNTSRGPTKGGIRYHQDVDVEETTALAMWMTWKCAVANLPYGGAKGSVKVDTKTLSPRELEKLTRRFATEINIVIGERGDIPAPDIGTNAQVMAWIMDTVSMQAGYTVPGVVTGKPVDLGGSEGRVEATGRGVIVAASEALKAQSKQWEGTKVVVQGFGNVGSVAALLAEREGATIVGVSDARGAIYNAKGLPIRELYDRYSGKDGGIKEFKDCDQISNEELLELDCDVLIPAAIAQQLHKDNANKVKATIIAEGANGPTTTEADAIFHDKGIQVIPDILANAGGVIVSYFEWVQDLQNFFWEEEEINNKLTRIMKRAYGDVARTAAEHKTDMRTAALIIAVRRVADATVRRGIFP from the coding sequence ATGAGCGGAAAACTAGTTCTCGATATGGCGCGTGAGCAACTGGGTCACGCCGTCAAACACCTGGACCTCGACGAAGGTCTTCACGCCGTACTCCAACGCCCCAAGCGGGCCCTGATCGTCAACTTCCCGGTCGTCATGGACGACGGGCGAGTGGAAGTGTACGAAGGCTATCGCGTTCAGCACAACACCTCGCGCGGTCCCACCAAGGGCGGCATCCGCTATCACCAAGACGTGGACGTCGAAGAGACGACCGCGTTGGCCATGTGGATGACCTGGAAGTGCGCCGTGGCCAACCTGCCTTACGGCGGGGCCAAAGGCTCGGTCAAGGTGGACACCAAAACGCTTTCTCCGCGTGAACTCGAAAAGCTTACGCGCCGCTTCGCCACCGAAATCAACATCGTCATTGGCGAGCGCGGCGACATTCCCGCCCCGGATATCGGCACCAACGCTCAAGTCATGGCGTGGATCATGGACACTGTTTCCATGCAAGCCGGCTACACCGTCCCGGGCGTCGTCACCGGTAAGCCGGTGGATCTCGGCGGCTCGGAAGGTCGCGTCGAAGCCACGGGCCGCGGCGTGATCGTCGCCGCCAGCGAAGCGTTGAAGGCCCAAAGCAAGCAGTGGGAAGGCACGAAGGTTGTGGTGCAAGGCTTTGGTAACGTTGGCTCGGTCGCCGCGCTCCTTGCCGAACGCGAAGGCGCCACGATCGTGGGAGTTAGCGATGCGCGCGGTGCGATCTACAACGCCAAGGGCCTGCCGATTCGCGAACTCTACGATCGCTACTCCGGCAAGGATGGCGGCATCAAGGAATTCAAGGATTGCGACCAGATTTCGAACGAAGAACTGCTTGAACTGGATTGCGACGTGCTGATTCCGGCGGCAATTGCGCAGCAATTGCACAAGGACAACGCGAATAAGGTGAAGGCAACGATCATCGCCGAAGGCGCGAACGGCCCGACCACCACCGAAGCGGACGCGATCTTCCACGACAAGGGAATTCAGGTGATTCCGGACATTCTCGCCAATGCGGGCGGTGTCATCGTCAGCTACTTCGAGTGGGTGCAAGACCTGCAAAACTTCTTCTGGGAAGAGGAAGAGATCAACAACAAGCTCACCCGCATCATGAAGCGCGCCTACGGTGATGTGGCCCGCACCGCGGCCGAGCACAAGACCGACATGCGCACGGCGGCGCTCATCATCGCGGTTCGTCGCGTGGCCGACGCCACCGTTCGACGCGGCATCTTCCCGTAA
- a CDS encoding exo-alpha-sialidase — translation MAEPAIQLTWQPSTASNRSYREGTHARLPLVRTTLYRPHQTWTYNNHPFITEWEGTFVAMWSNGQRDEDEVGQRVLVATSGNGTEWTEPRVLAEPFGKRVLTAGGFFVSPHGLVALYSDYNEDVADTKLYAKVTKDGLHWSRPLPLGPKLCSNQNALRLASGRLILAGNFAMPFTDDPTGLAGWRWSSIAPSFAEEDNPWTFWQVRRQSQSAADLCEASVVELADGQLVSYFRATGQDYNGFLWQSVSTDRGTSWSRPHASDFTDNDAKFQFGRLDESRWFYCGCPDLNVGKRNPLVFSTSRDGFRFDRHWVVSDEPHRINWPGKHKSGDYSYPNVLIRDGRAYVIVARQKEDIEVLSFALSDLR, via the coding sequence ATGGCAGAACCCGCAATTCAGCTCACTTGGCAGCCAAGTACGGCCTCAAATCGGTCGTATCGCGAGGGCACGCACGCGCGCCTGCCGTTGGTGCGCACCACGCTTTACCGCCCGCACCAGACTTGGACGTACAACAATCACCCGTTCATTACCGAGTGGGAAGGCACGTTCGTGGCGATGTGGTCCAACGGCCAACGCGACGAAGACGAGGTCGGGCAACGGGTTCTGGTCGCGACTTCGGGCAACGGCACCGAGTGGACCGAGCCGCGGGTGCTCGCCGAGCCGTTCGGCAAACGAGTGCTGACGGCGGGCGGATTCTTCGTCTCGCCACACGGCTTGGTGGCGTTGTATTCCGACTACAACGAGGATGTCGCCGACACCAAACTCTACGCCAAGGTCACCAAAGATGGGCTGCACTGGTCGCGCCCGTTGCCGCTGGGTCCGAAGCTGTGCAGCAATCAAAACGCCTTGCGCCTGGCCAGCGGACGACTGATTTTGGCGGGCAACTTCGCGATGCCGTTTACCGATGATCCGACGGGGCTCGCCGGTTGGCGCTGGAGTAGCATCGCGCCGAGCTTTGCCGAAGAGGACAACCCGTGGACCTTTTGGCAAGTGCGTCGCCAATCGCAGTCGGCGGCCGACCTTTGCGAGGCGTCGGTGGTAGAGCTCGCCGACGGCCAGTTGGTCAGCTACTTCCGCGCGACGGGCCAAGACTACAACGGATTTTTGTGGCAGAGCGTGAGCACCGACCGCGGCACCAGCTGGTCGCGACCGCACGCGAGCGACTTCACCGACAACGACGCCAAGTTCCAGTTTGGTCGCCTCGATGAGAGCCGCTGGTTCTATTGCGGCTGCCCCGACCTCAACGTCGGCAAGCGCAATCCGCTCGTGTTTTCGACCAGCCGCGACGGGTTCCGGTTCGACCGACACTGGGTGGTCTCGGACGAACCGCACCGCATCAACTGGCCCGGCAAGCACAAGTCCGGCGACTACAGCTACCCGAATGTGCTCATCCGCGATGGACGCGCTTACGTGATCGTCGCGCGGCAGAAAGAGGACATCGAGGTCCTCAGCTTCGCGCTCAGCGACCTGCGCTAA
- a CDS encoding 30S ribosomal protein S18: MSEETTTTQANPEAASIPGGEHGKRILDKDSLGAITGDRPIRKRGRKKVSYLTMNKIHHVDYKDVNLLKRFLNEHGKIVPTKISGNTAKQQRMITIAIKRAREMALLPFVINEFNSDRFTRPKREGGRRDEENSHRD, encoded by the coding sequence ATGAGTGAAGAAACCACTACGACGCAGGCTAATCCCGAAGCCGCCTCGATTCCCGGTGGTGAACACGGGAAACGAATCCTGGACAAGGATTCGCTTGGCGCGATCACCGGCGACCGACCTATCCGCAAGCGCGGACGCAAGAAGGTCAGCTACCTGACCATGAACAAGATTCATCACGTCGACTACAAGGACGTGAACTTGCTCAAGCGATTCTTGAACGAGCACGGCAAGATCGTGCCGACGAAGATTAGCGGCAACACGGCCAAGCAGCAACGCATGATCACCATCGCGATCAAGCGCGCTCGCGAAATGGCACTGCTGCCGTTCGTGATCAACGAATTCAACTCCGATCGCTTTACGCGACCGAAGCGCGAAGGCGGACGACGCGACGAAGAAAATTCGCATCGCGACTAA
- the priA gene encoding primosomal protein N': MSTHVPVLQVAIDARTGGAEATYTYRDPGGYVVGQAALVPLGTRQVVGFVVEQLSRPAEDLEFPVTSLRSPVAAIADVVLPDPVMKMVDFITKEYLCSTSAALIAAVPPGLKDRLVTTWELGDLNQNTAKLTPSQSETLRVMVAQGGKILDRKSAPLTSPVKKTLRNLRDLGMVRETLSLVLAAEKHRLSQKLQLTPDTGKIEAFLAGSGKRRPAQVHLLMTMQGAESTTFEAHEIKTMSGATDQTIKGLMTAGLLVEVEELEPIPPPPPTPNPQQAIAIEEIIGAVREHRPDTYLLYGVTGSGKTEVFLRTASEAIRTGRQVLYLVPEISLTPQVIGKLRERFGKSVAVMHSNMTPTERLQSWFRARSGEAAVVLGARSALFAPLENVGLIILDEEHEPSYKQESAPRYNTRTVAQFLGRVHQCPVVLGSATPSLESAYAAEVGDYKLLTLPYRTAEAQLPHVQIVDLTLMYAEKKAAVFSDELQEELIATMTRGDQAILFLNRRAYAPFLQCRHCGHTFQCVHCSVSLSYHQRANLLKCHHCDYREHVPESCPQCGGTKVGPFGIGTERVEEAVRELLGNARVARLDRDVVQRKGSLEEILANFRTGEIDVLVGTQMVAKGLDFPRVTLVGVIAADTSLNMPDFRASERTFQLLSQVAGRAGRGQHPGRVIIQTFSPNHPAIQRAADHDFHGLYKQLIAERDDANYPPFCDLVNITFTSSDLSEANLLASRVVTQLQTYVDGIEVKGPVECALAKLRDVHRVHALVKMPREMPKWFITDALSGIDVPSGASITIDVDPYSMI, translated from the coding sequence ATGAGCACCCACGTCCCGGTATTGCAAGTCGCGATCGACGCCCGGACGGGTGGCGCCGAGGCGACTTACACCTACCGCGACCCGGGCGGCTACGTGGTGGGTCAGGCGGCGTTGGTGCCGCTCGGCACGCGGCAAGTGGTTGGTTTTGTGGTCGAGCAGCTTTCTCGCCCCGCCGAAGATCTGGAGTTTCCGGTCACGAGTCTGCGCTCACCGGTGGCCGCCATCGCCGACGTCGTGCTTCCTGACCCCGTGATGAAGATGGTGGACTTCATCACCAAGGAGTATCTGTGTTCGACCAGCGCGGCGCTCATCGCGGCGGTGCCGCCGGGCCTCAAAGATCGCCTGGTGACGACTTGGGAACTGGGCGATCTCAACCAGAACACCGCCAAGCTCACGCCCAGCCAAAGCGAAACTCTTCGTGTGATGGTCGCCCAAGGCGGCAAGATTTTGGACCGCAAGTCGGCGCCGCTGACGAGCCCGGTCAAGAAGACGCTGCGCAACTTGCGCGACCTCGGCATGGTTCGCGAAACCCTTTCGCTGGTGCTCGCGGCGGAGAAGCATCGCCTTTCGCAGAAGCTGCAACTGACCCCGGACACCGGCAAAATCGAGGCGTTCCTCGCTGGCTCGGGCAAGCGTCGTCCGGCGCAAGTGCACTTGCTCATGACGATGCAAGGCGCGGAATCCACGACGTTTGAAGCGCACGAAATCAAGACGATGTCGGGGGCGACCGACCAAACAATCAAGGGCTTGATGACCGCCGGACTGCTGGTTGAGGTGGAGGAGTTGGAGCCGATTCCGCCGCCTCCTCCCACGCCAAACCCCCAGCAAGCGATCGCGATTGAAGAGATCATCGGCGCGGTGCGCGAGCATCGCCCGGACACCTATCTGCTGTACGGCGTCACCGGCAGCGGCAAAACCGAGGTGTTTTTGCGCACCGCCAGCGAGGCGATTCGCACCGGACGGCAGGTGCTCTATCTGGTGCCGGAAATCAGCCTGACGCCGCAAGTGATCGGCAAACTGCGCGAGCGATTCGGCAAGTCGGTGGCGGTCATGCACAGCAACATGACGCCGACCGAGCGCCTGCAAAGCTGGTTTCGCGCGCGCAGCGGCGAGGCCGCGGTGGTGCTGGGAGCGCGGAGTGCCCTGTTTGCGCCGCTCGAGAATGTCGGTCTCATTATTCTGGACGAAGAGCACGAGCCGAGCTATAAGCAGGAATCGGCCCCGCGCTACAACACCCGCACGGTGGCGCAGTTTTTGGGGCGGGTTCACCAGTGCCCGGTCGTGCTAGGTTCGGCCACGCCGAGTCTGGAAAGCGCCTACGCGGCCGAAGTCGGCGACTACAAGTTGCTCACGCTGCCATACCGCACCGCTGAAGCCCAGCTTCCGCACGTACAGATTGTCGACTTGACGCTGATGTACGCCGAGAAGAAAGCGGCAGTGTTTAGCGATGAGCTGCAGGAAGAATTGATCGCGACGATGACGCGCGGCGACCAGGCGATTCTCTTCCTGAATCGCCGCGCCTACGCGCCGTTTTTGCAATGCCGGCATTGCGGGCACACGTTCCAGTGCGTTCACTGCTCGGTCTCGCTGAGCTACCACCAGCGGGCGAACTTGCTGAAGTGCCACCACTGCGACTACCGCGAACATGTTCCGGAATCGTGCCCTCAATGCGGCGGGACTAAGGTTGGGCCGTTTGGCATCGGCACCGAACGCGTGGAGGAGGCCGTTCGCGAACTGCTCGGCAACGCGCGAGTCGCGCGGCTCGATCGCGACGTGGTGCAACGCAAGGGAAGCCTGGAGGAGATTCTCGCGAACTTCCGCACCGGCGAAATTGACGTGCTCGTCGGCACGCAAATGGTCGCCAAAGGGCTGGACTTCCCGCGCGTAACTCTGGTGGGCGTGATCGCCGCCGACACTTCGCTGAACATGCCGGACTTCCGCGCGAGCGAACGCACCTTCCAATTGCTCTCGCAAGTGGCGGGTCGGGCGGGGCGTGGCCAGCATCCGGGCCGGGTGATTATCCAAACATTTAGCCCGAACCACCCGGCGATTCAACGCGCGGCGGACCACGACTTTCACGGCCTTTATAAGCAGCTGATCGCCGAGCGCGACGACGCGAACTACCCGCCGTTCTGCGACTTGGTCAACATCACGTTCACCAGCTCCGACCTGAGCGAGGCCAACCTGCTGGCCTCGCGGGTGGTGACGCAGCTTCAAACCTACGTGGATGGCATCGAAGTGAAGGGGCCGGTGGAGTGCGCGCTCGCCAAGCTGCGCGACGTTCACCGGGTTCACGCCTTGGTGAAAATGCCGCGCGAAATGCCCAAGTGGTTCATCACCGATGCGCTCAGCGGGATTGATGTGCCGAGCGGCGCGAGCATCACCATCGATGTCGATCCGTACAGCATGATTTAA
- the uvrB gene encoding excinuclease ABC subunit UvrB: MASSIVQYDSTFQLSDAFVPKGDQEGAISGLLDGLDSGFRYQTLLGATGTGKTFTMASMIARSNRPALIIAHNKTLAAQLCQEFRSFFRDNSVQYFISYYDYYQPEAYVPGSDLYIEKDSSVNEEIERLRHAATQSLMERRDVVIIASVSCIYGLGSPDTYAENVITFEKGAQFDLDAALQQLVRMYFTRNEMVLERGAFRVRGDTLEIQPKDEELVTRIEFFGDTIERIRLVDPLTQHVIDEPTKCSVFPATHYVTPFERIESVVAQIEEDAQRQVDFFRANDKLLEAQRLRQRVDFDLEMIREVGYCNGIENYSSYFDGRAPGTPPYTLLDFLPSDSIVFIDESHVTIPQIRAMYNGDRQRKSVLVDYGFRLPSALDNRPLQFDEFLERAPQIVFVSATPGPFERDNSSATVQQIIRPTYLLDPPVTVVPTKGQIDHLLKEIQATIAKGERVLVTTLTKRMAEDLTRYMQEIDIKVNYIHSEVHSLERPEVLRDLRLGRYDVVVGVNLLREGLDLPEVSLVAILDADKEGFLRSGTSLIQTIGRAARNVNGRVLMYADNMTDSMKFAIEETERRRAIQMEYNEKNGVEPTTVHKKVHETVRSYDAVAEVISQYDEEAMAKIGGDDSPIRVEDIPLLIASLEKEMKDLAKSMEFERAAGVRDEIVRLREIIGVSGGAIGQDKRKRPDMVRKRMK; this comes from the coding sequence ATGGCCAGCAGCATCGTTCAATACGACTCTACATTCCAACTGAGCGACGCTTTTGTGCCCAAAGGCGATCAGGAAGGAGCGATTTCTGGATTGCTCGACGGCCTAGATTCGGGATTTCGTTACCAGACTTTGCTGGGTGCCACCGGAACGGGGAAGACGTTTACCATGGCGAGCATGATCGCCCGGAGCAATCGCCCGGCCCTCATCATCGCGCACAACAAAACCCTGGCCGCGCAGCTTTGCCAAGAGTTTCGTTCGTTCTTCCGCGACAACTCGGTTCAGTACTTTATCAGCTATTACGACTACTACCAGCCGGAAGCCTATGTGCCGGGTTCGGACCTTTACATCGAGAAGGATTCGAGCGTGAACGAAGAAATTGAGCGGCTGCGCCACGCGGCGACTCAATCGCTGATGGAGCGGCGCGATGTCGTGATCATCGCCTCGGTTTCGTGCATCTACGGGCTGGGCTCGCCGGATACTTACGCCGAGAACGTGATTACCTTTGAGAAAGGCGCGCAGTTCGACCTCGATGCGGCCTTGCAGCAACTCGTACGGATGTACTTTACGCGCAACGAGATGGTGCTGGAGCGAGGCGCGTTTCGGGTGCGCGGCGACACGCTGGAGATTCAACCGAAGGACGAGGAACTGGTCACGCGGATCGAGTTTTTCGGCGACACCATCGAGCGCATTCGCCTGGTGGATCCGTTGACGCAGCACGTGATTGACGAGCCGACCAAGTGTTCGGTTTTCCCGGCGACCCACTACGTCACGCCGTTTGAGCGCATCGAATCGGTGGTGGCGCAGATTGAGGAGGACGCCCAGCGGCAAGTGGATTTCTTCCGCGCCAACGACAAACTGCTCGAGGCTCAGCGCTTGCGCCAGCGCGTGGATTTTGACCTCGAAATGATTCGCGAGGTGGGTTACTGCAACGGCATTGAGAACTACAGCAGCTACTTCGATGGCCGCGCCCCGGGCACTCCGCCGTACACTTTGCTCGACTTCTTGCCCAGCGATTCGATCGTGTTTATTGATGAATCGCACGTCACGATTCCGCAGATTCGGGCGATGTACAACGGCGACCGCCAACGCAAGTCGGTGCTGGTGGATTACGGATTCCGGCTCCCGAGCGCCTTGGACAATCGTCCGTTGCAGTTCGACGAGTTTCTGGAGCGCGCCCCGCAAATCGTTTTCGTGAGTGCGACTCCCGGCCCGTTTGAGCGCGACAACAGCAGCGCGACGGTGCAGCAGATTATCCGCCCGACCTACCTGCTCGATCCTCCAGTTACCGTGGTGCCGACGAAGGGGCAGATTGACCACTTGCTCAAAGAGATTCAGGCCACGATCGCCAAGGGCGAGCGCGTCTTGGTGACCACGCTGACCAAGCGGATGGCCGAGGATTTGACCCGCTACATGCAGGAAATTGACATCAAAGTCAACTACATCCACTCGGAAGTCCACTCACTGGAGCGGCCTGAAGTACTCCGCGATCTGCGGCTCGGGCGCTACGATGTCGTGGTTGGCGTCAACCTCCTGCGGGAAGGTTTGGACTTGCCGGAGGTGTCGCTCGTGGCGATTCTCGACGCCGACAAGGAAGGCTTCCTGCGTAGCGGAACCTCGCTGATTCAGACCATTGGTCGCGCCGCGCGGAACGTCAACGGTCGGGTGCTGATGTACGCCGACAACATGACCGACTCGATGAAGTTTGCCATCGAAGAAACGGAGCGCCGCCGCGCGATCCAAATGGAATACAACGAGAAAAACGGGGTGGAGCCGACGACCGTGCACAAGAAGGTGCACGAAACAGTGCGCAGTTACGACGCCGTCGCCGAGGTGATTTCGCAGTACGACGAAGAGGCCATGGCCAAGATCGGCGGCGACGATTCGCCAATTCGCGTGGAAGATATTCCGCTCCTCATCGCCTCGCTAGAAAAGGAAATGAAGGACCTCGCTAAGTCCATGGAGTTCGAACGCGCGGCCGGTGTCCGCGACGAGATCGTGCGGCTGCGCGAGATCATCGGGGTGAGCGGCGGCGCGATCGGTCAGGACAAGCGCAAGCGTCCTGACATGGTTAGGAAACGAATGAAGTAA